A genomic segment from Parus major isolate Abel chromosome 21, Parus_major1.1, whole genome shotgun sequence encodes:
- the SZRD1 gene encoding SUZ domain-containing protein 1 isoform X1 has translation MESHIPHGGACSACALTEGMLQKPHGEPGLLGRSHWMCPRCFVEGWDNLGGAMGFVLQQEIDRRLEKKLKITQKESSRKSKSPPKVPIVIQDDSLPAGPPPQIRILKRPTSNGVLSTPNSASRPAFPVKSLAQREAEYAEARKRILGSASPEEEQEKPILDR, from the exons ATGGAG AGCCACATCCCGCATGGAGGAGCCTGCTCAGCCTGTGCCCTGACCGAGGGGATGCTCCAGAAGCCTCACGGAGAGCCTGGATTGCTGGGGAGAAGCCACTGGATGTGTCCCAGGTGCTTTGTGGAGGGCTGGGATAACCTGGGGGGAGCCATGGGGTTTGTCCTCCAGCAG GAAATAGACAGACGGTtggaaaagaagctgaagatcacacagaaggaaag cagcagaaagtcCAAATCTCCTCCCAAAGTGCCGATTGTGATCCAGGACGACAGCCTTCCCGCGGGACCCCCGCCCCAGATCCGCATCCTCAAGCGCCCCACGAGCAACGGCGTCCTCAGCACCCCCAACTCGGCCAGCCGCCCCGCCTTCCCCGTCAAATCGCTGGCACAGCGCGAGGCCGAGTACGCCGAGGCCAGGAAACGCATCCTGGGCAGCGCCAGCCccgaggaggagcaggagaagccCATCCTGGACAGGTGA
- the SZRD1 gene encoding SUZ domain-containing protein 1 isoform X2: MESHIPHGGACSACALTEGMLQKPHGEPGLLGRSHWMCPRCFVEGWDNLGGAMGFVLQQEIDRRLEKKLKITQKESRKSKSPPKVPIVIQDDSLPAGPPPQIRILKRPTSNGVLSTPNSASRPAFPVKSLAQREAEYAEARKRILGSASPEEEQEKPILDR; the protein is encoded by the exons ATGGAG AGCCACATCCCGCATGGAGGAGCCTGCTCAGCCTGTGCCCTGACCGAGGGGATGCTCCAGAAGCCTCACGGAGAGCCTGGATTGCTGGGGAGAAGCCACTGGATGTGTCCCAGGTGCTTTGTGGAGGGCTGGGATAACCTGGGGGGAGCCATGGGGTTTGTCCTCCAGCAG GAAATAGACAGACGGTtggaaaagaagctgaagatcacacagaaggaaag cagaaagtcCAAATCTCCTCCCAAAGTGCCGATTGTGATCCAGGACGACAGCCTTCCCGCGGGACCCCCGCCCCAGATCCGCATCCTCAAGCGCCCCACGAGCAACGGCGTCCTCAGCACCCCCAACTCGGCCAGCCGCCCCGCCTTCCCCGTCAAATCGCTGGCACAGCGCGAGGCCGAGTACGCCGAGGCCAGGAAACGCATCCTGGGCAGCGCCAGCCccgaggaggagcaggagaagccCATCCTGGACAGGTGA
- the SZRD1 gene encoding SUZ domain-containing protein 1 isoform X3 has translation MRGARARRRTGIKMEDEEVAESWEEAADSGEIDRRLEKKLKITQKESSRKSKSPPKVPIVIQDDSLPAGPPPQIRILKRPTSNGVLSTPNSASRPAFPVKSLAQREAEYAEARKRILGSASPEEEQEKPILDR, from the exons ATGCGCGGGGCGCGGGCCCGGCGGCGGACGGGAATTAAAATGGAAGATGAGGAGGTCGCGGAGAGCTGGGAGGAGGCGGCCGACAGCGGG GAAATAGACAGACGGTtggaaaagaagctgaagatcacacagaaggaaag cagcagaaagtcCAAATCTCCTCCCAAAGTGCCGATTGTGATCCAGGACGACAGCCTTCCCGCGGGACCCCCGCCCCAGATCCGCATCCTCAAGCGCCCCACGAGCAACGGCGTCCTCAGCACCCCCAACTCGGCCAGCCGCCCCGCCTTCCCCGTCAAATCGCTGGCACAGCGCGAGGCCGAGTACGCCGAGGCCAGGAAACGCATCCTGGGCAGCGCCAGCCccgaggaggagcaggagaagccCATCCTGGACAGGTGA
- the SZRD1 gene encoding SUZ domain-containing protein 1 isoform X4, producing MRGARARRRTGIKMEDEEVAESWEEAADSGEIDRRLEKKLKITQKESRKSKSPPKVPIVIQDDSLPAGPPPQIRILKRPTSNGVLSTPNSASRPAFPVKSLAQREAEYAEARKRILGSASPEEEQEKPILDR from the exons ATGCGCGGGGCGCGGGCCCGGCGGCGGACGGGAATTAAAATGGAAGATGAGGAGGTCGCGGAGAGCTGGGAGGAGGCGGCCGACAGCGGG GAAATAGACAGACGGTtggaaaagaagctgaagatcacacagaaggaaag cagaaagtcCAAATCTCCTCCCAAAGTGCCGATTGTGATCCAGGACGACAGCCTTCCCGCGGGACCCCCGCCCCAGATCCGCATCCTCAAGCGCCCCACGAGCAACGGCGTCCTCAGCACCCCCAACTCGGCCAGCCGCCCCGCCTTCCCCGTCAAATCGCTGGCACAGCGCGAGGCCGAGTACGCCGAGGCCAGGAAACGCATCCTGGGCAGCGCCAGCCccgaggaggagcaggagaagccCATCCTGGACAGGTGA
- the SZRD1 gene encoding SUZ domain-containing protein 1 isoform X5 codes for MVLLLQSCRAASSQFVLPAGTSQEIDRRLEKKLKITQKESSRKSKSPPKVPIVIQDDSLPAGPPPQIRILKRPTSNGVLSTPNSASRPAFPVKSLAQREAEYAEARKRILGSASPEEEQEKPILDR; via the exons ATGGTTCTGCTGCTCCAGTCCTGCCGTGCAGCATCGTCCCAGTTTGTCCTTCCTGCTGGTACCTCTCAG GAAATAGACAGACGGTtggaaaagaagctgaagatcacacagaaggaaag cagcagaaagtcCAAATCTCCTCCCAAAGTGCCGATTGTGATCCAGGACGACAGCCTTCCCGCGGGACCCCCGCCCCAGATCCGCATCCTCAAGCGCCCCACGAGCAACGGCGTCCTCAGCACCCCCAACTCGGCCAGCCGCCCCGCCTTCCCCGTCAAATCGCTGGCACAGCGCGAGGCCGAGTACGCCGAGGCCAGGAAACGCATCCTGGGCAGCGCCAGCCccgaggaggagcaggagaagccCATCCTGGACAGGTGA
- the SZRD1 gene encoding SUZ domain-containing protein 1 isoform X6, with amino-acid sequence MVLLLQSCRAASSQFVLPAGTSQEIDRRLEKKLKITQKESRKSKSPPKVPIVIQDDSLPAGPPPQIRILKRPTSNGVLSTPNSASRPAFPVKSLAQREAEYAEARKRILGSASPEEEQEKPILDR; translated from the exons ATGGTTCTGCTGCTCCAGTCCTGCCGTGCAGCATCGTCCCAGTTTGTCCTTCCTGCTGGTACCTCTCAG GAAATAGACAGACGGTtggaaaagaagctgaagatcacacagaaggaaag cagaaagtcCAAATCTCCTCCCAAAGTGCCGATTGTGATCCAGGACGACAGCCTTCCCGCGGGACCCCCGCCCCAGATCCGCATCCTCAAGCGCCCCACGAGCAACGGCGTCCTCAGCACCCCCAACTCGGCCAGCCGCCCCGCCTTCCCCGTCAAATCGCTGGCACAGCGCGAGGCCGAGTACGCCGAGGCCAGGAAACGCATCCTGGGCAGCGCCAGCCccgaggaggagcaggagaagccCATCCTGGACAGGTGA
- the SZRD1 gene encoding SUZ domain-containing protein 1 isoform X7, with protein MAPEDRPGRCSRAPQEIDRRLEKKLKITQKESSRKSKSPPKVPIVIQDDSLPAGPPPQIRILKRPTSNGVLSTPNSASRPAFPVKSLAQREAEYAEARKRILGSASPEEEQEKPILDR; from the exons ATGGCGCCTGAGGATCGCCCCGGCCGCTGCTCCCGTGCCCCGCAG GAAATAGACAGACGGTtggaaaagaagctgaagatcacacagaaggaaag cagcagaaagtcCAAATCTCCTCCCAAAGTGCCGATTGTGATCCAGGACGACAGCCTTCCCGCGGGACCCCCGCCCCAGATCCGCATCCTCAAGCGCCCCACGAGCAACGGCGTCCTCAGCACCCCCAACTCGGCCAGCCGCCCCGCCTTCCCCGTCAAATCGCTGGCACAGCGCGAGGCCGAGTACGCCGAGGCCAGGAAACGCATCCTGGGCAGCGCCAGCCccgaggaggagcaggagaagccCATCCTGGACAGGTGA
- the SZRD1 gene encoding SUZ domain-containing protein 1 isoform X8, with amino-acid sequence MAPEDRPGRCSRAPQEIDRRLEKKLKITQKESRKSKSPPKVPIVIQDDSLPAGPPPQIRILKRPTSNGVLSTPNSASRPAFPVKSLAQREAEYAEARKRILGSASPEEEQEKPILDR; translated from the exons ATGGCGCCTGAGGATCGCCCCGGCCGCTGCTCCCGTGCCCCGCAG GAAATAGACAGACGGTtggaaaagaagctgaagatcacacagaaggaaag cagaaagtcCAAATCTCCTCCCAAAGTGCCGATTGTGATCCAGGACGACAGCCTTCCCGCGGGACCCCCGCCCCAGATCCGCATCCTCAAGCGCCCCACGAGCAACGGCGTCCTCAGCACCCCCAACTCGGCCAGCCGCCCCGCCTTCCCCGTCAAATCGCTGGCACAGCGCGAGGCCGAGTACGCCGAGGCCAGGAAACGCATCCTGGGCAGCGCCAGCCccgaggaggagcaggagaagccCATCCTGGACAGGTGA
- the SZRD1 gene encoding SUZ domain-containing protein 1 isoform X9 → MRNSHTRQKSPMENKHQPHVFVPSSRKSKSPPKVPIVIQDDSLPAGPPPQIRILKRPTSNGVLSTPNSASRPAFPVKSLAQREAEYAEARKRILGSASPEEEQEKPILDR, encoded by the coding sequence ATGAGGAATTCACACACCAGGCAGAAATCCCCCATGGAAAACAAGCACCAACCCCATGTTTttgttcccagcagcagaaagtcCAAATCTCCTCCCAAAGTGCCGATTGTGATCCAGGACGACAGCCTTCCCGCGGGACCCCCGCCCCAGATCCGCATCCTCAAGCGCCCCACGAGCAACGGCGTCCTCAGCACCCCCAACTCGGCCAGCCGCCCCGCCTTCCCCGTCAAATCGCTGGCACAGCGCGAGGCCGAGTACGCCGAGGCCAGGAAACGCATCCTGGGCAGCGCCAGCCccgaggaggagcaggagaagccCATCCTGGACAGGTGA
- the NECAP2 gene encoding adaptin ear-binding coat-associated protein 2 → MAAAPEEYESVLCVKPAVLVYRVPPRASNRGYRAAEWQLEQPAWSGRLRVTAKGSTAFIKLEDKSSGELFAQAPVEQFPGIAVEGVTDSSRYFVIRVEDGNGRRAFIGVGFVDRGDAFDFNVALQDHFKWVRQQSELARQAQDLEQGPKLDLGFKEGQTIKLNIANMKKKEGGTGSTRPRPAGPGGLSLLPPPPGGRSGFGERPAPFSTPSQLPGTPITDSLLSWPQPAAPPAADVWGDFAKASGSASSQAQGSTGWVQF, encoded by the exons aTGGCGGCGGCACCGGAGGAGTACGAGTCGGTGCTGTGCGTGAAGCCGGCGGTGCTCGTGTACCGGGTACCGCCGCGGGCCTCCAACCGCGGCTACAG AGCCGCAGagtggcagctggagcagccgGCCTGGAGCGGCCGCCTGCGAGTCACGGCCAAGGGCAGCACGGCCTTCATCAAACTGGAGGACAAGAGCTCGG gagagctctTTGCCCAGGCTCCCGTGGAGCAGTTCCCCGGGATCGCTGTGGAGGGTGTCACGGACTCCAGCAGATATTTTGTCATCCGCGTTGAGGATGGCAATG gCCGCCGGGCGTTCATCGGGGTCGGCTTTGTGGACAGAGGAGATGCCTTTGACTTCAACGTGGCTCTCCAGGACCACTTCAA GTGGGTGAGGCAGCAGAGCGAGCTGGCCCGGCAGGCCCAGGACCTGGAGCAGGGACCCAAACTGGATCTGGGCTTTAAGGAGGGACAAACCATCAAACTCAACATTGCT aacatgaagaaaaaagaaggagggacagggagcacCAGGCCACGTCCTGCAGGGCCTGGGGGCCTGAGCTTGCTCCCACCACCCCCCGGAGGAAGATCTGGTTTTGGGGAGCGGCCAGCTCCGTTCTCCAcacccagccagctcccaggaACCCCCATCACAG ACTCCCTGTTGTCCTGGCCTCAGCccgctgctcctcctgctgctgatgTCTGGGGAGACTTTGCCAAAGCTTCGGG gtCGGCTTCCAGCCAGGCTCAGGGGAGCACAGGCTGGGTTCAGTTCTGA